The Streptomyces sp. NBC_00510 genomic interval TCTTGCGCAGGTAGGAGATGTAGAGCTCGACGACGTTGGCCTGGCCCCCGAAGTCGTAGGACCAGACGCGGTCGAGGATCTGCGCCTTGCTCAGCACCCGGCGCGGATTGCGCATCAGGTACCGCAGCAGCTCGAACTCGGTGGCCGTGAGGTGGATGCCCTGGCCGCCGCGGCTGACCTCGTGGCTGTCCTCGTCGAGCACGAGGTCGCCCACGACCAGCAGCGACTCCTGGCGGGCGGCGGCGGCCCCGGCCCGGCGGAGCAGCCCGCGCAGCCGGGCCACGACCTCCTCCAGGCTGAACGGCTTGGTGACGTAGTCGTCACCGCCCGCGGTGAGGCCAGCGATGCGGTCCTCGACGGCGTCCTTGGCGGTGAGGAACAGCACCGGCACGTCGGGCAGTTCGCGGCGCAGCCGGGCCAGGACCTCCAGGCCGTCCATGTCGGGCAGCATGACGTCGAGGACCACGGCGTCCGGTCGCAGCTCACGCGCGGCGCGCAGCGCGTCGGAGCCGGTGCCTTCGGTGTGGACGTCCCAGCCCTCGTAGCGCAGGGCCATGGAGAGCAGGTCGGCGAGGGCGTTCTCGTCGTCGACGACGAGCACCCGGACAGGTGCGCCGTCGGGACGCGTGAGGTCGGCGGCGGGGGAAGGAGACGCGGTCATGCCCGCATCCTGTGAGCCGCCGCTGAGAACCCACTTTCCGCTGCCTGTGATTTCCCTGAGAATCCCCTGTCGCGGAGGCTGCCGCGGGACCTCCCGCGGGACCTTTCGCGGGACCTGCCGGCGGTCCCGGCGGACACCCTGACGCGCCGCCGGGCCGGGAATGCGCGGGCCGCGGACCCCGTTTTGGTACGAAGGACGTCGAACTTCAAACGGACTTCACGGCGGGAGAAGACCCATGAGCGACAGCCAGACGCCGGCGATCGGGCGCTACGGCCTGTGGAACGCCGGGCTGCGCGACCCCGACCCGGCCCGCGCGGCCGAACTCGCCGAGACCGCGGCCGAACTGGAGGAACTGGGCTACGGGGCCCTGTGGCTCGGTGGCAGCAGCGGCGTCGAGCACGCGGTACCGCTGATCGAGGCCACCTCCTCCATCACCGTCGCGACCGGCATCCTCAGCATCTGGCAGTACGGGGCCGAGGACACCGCCGCCCGCCAGGCGGGCCTCGAGGCCGCCCACCCCGGGCGCTTCCTGCTCGGGCTGGG includes:
- a CDS encoding response regulator transcription factor, translating into MTASPSPAADLTRPDGAPVRVLVVDDENALADLLSMALRYEGWDVHTEGTGSDALRAARELRPDAVVLDVMLPDMDGLEVLARLRRELPDVPVLFLTAKDAVEDRIAGLTAGGDDYVTKPFSLEEVVARLRGLLRRAGAAAARQESLLVVGDLVLDEDSHEVSRGGQGIHLTATEFELLRYLMRNPRRVLSKAQILDRVWSYDFGGQANVVELYISYLRKKIDVGRPPMIHTRRGAGYLIKPGETA